In the Nitrospinota bacterium genome, one interval contains:
- the msrA gene encoding peptide-methionine (S)-S-oxide reductase MsrA: protein METATFGAGCFWGVELNFSNIDGVTATSVGYCGGTAPNPTYEMVCTGQSGHAEVVQLEFDASKVTYETLLEAFWNLHDPTTLNRQGPDTGTQYRSAIFFHNSAQETTARESKEKLQQSGKFSRDIVTEIVAAPQYYRAEDYHQKYLEKRGMKNCH, encoded by the coding sequence ATGGAAACAGCCACTTTCGGCGCAGGATGTTTCTGGGGCGTAGAACTAAATTTCAGCAATATCGACGGCGTCACAGCCACCTCTGTGGGTTATTGTGGCGGCACTGCACCCAACCCGACTTATGAGATGGTGTGCACCGGGCAATCAGGCCATGCGGAAGTCGTACAGTTGGAATTCGACGCATCCAAAGTAACCTATGAAACTCTTCTGGAAGCCTTTTGGAACCTGCACGACCCGACCACGCTCAATCGGCAGGGGCCGGACACCGGCACGCAATACCGTTCGGCTATCTTTTTTCATAACTCGGCACAGGAAACTACCGCCAGAGAATCCAAAGAAAAACTTCAGCAGTCCGGCAAATTTTCGAGAGACATCGTCACCGAAATCGTCGCCGCGCCTCAGTATTACCGGGCGGAAGACTATCACCAAAAGTATCTGGAAAAACGCGGCATGAAAAACTGTCACTGA
- a CDS encoding DnaJ domain-containing protein, translating into MQRDYETLKIKPGATFAEVKRAYKKQAMEWHPDRFPGDDEAQQIKATKKFHQITEAYTRIEIWHSKREQGQYADQQPDYSSYGGDPMGDDGGWRDEIRQDLPQFITRTWRNGDKYEGMGINQMMHGMGIFTFANGSVFTGQFRSGTMTGQGKYNFANGDEYTGGMMDNQFHGQGKMTFANGSKYMGHFAQDKFHGEGVFVTPEGKVHAGQWEYGNLMTEPESPFDRY; encoded by the coding sequence ATGCAACGCGATTACGAAACTCTAAAAATCAAACCGGGCGCAACATTTGCAGAAGTCAAACGCGCCTATAAAAAACAGGCGATGGAGTGGCATCCCGACCGCTTTCCCGGCGACGATGAAGCCCAGCAGATAAAAGCCACCAAAAAGTTTCATCAGATCACCGAAGCCTACACGCGCATTGAGATCTGGCATAGCAAACGGGAACAAGGCCAATACGCCGACCAGCAGCCGGATTACTCGTCCTACGGTGGCGACCCGATGGGCGACGACGGTGGGTGGCGGGACGAAATCCGGCAGGACCTGCCGCAGTTCATCACCCGCACCTGGCGCAACGGCGACAAATACGAGGGCATGGGCATCAACCAAATGATGCACGGAATGGGCATCTTCACCTTCGCCAACGGCAGTGTTTTCACCGGGCAGTTCCGGTCCGGCACGATGACTGGGCAAGGCAAATACAATTTTGCCAACGGTGATGAATACACTGGCGGAATGATGGATAACCAGTTCCACGGGCAGGGGAAGATGACCTTCGCCAACGGCAGTAAATATATGGGCCATTTTGCCCAGGACAAGTTTCACGGCGAGGGCGTGTTCGTCACCCCCGAGGGCAAAGTGCATGCCGGCCAGTGGGAATACG